GTGCGATTGCTTCCTCATTCATGAGTCCACAGGCGCGACCGAAATTCAATTCGGCTTTTATATCGGAATCGGTAACTTTTTCAAAAACAAGGGGAATGGCAGCTGCACCCATTTTGGCTACGGTATCCAATGCTTTCTCGATGGCGGTTCTTAAGTCAGGGCGGTCAAATGCATCAATGTAAAAAAGAGATGTAACTGCATCAAACATGATGGGAAGATTATCGTTGGATGTGCCTCGCGTTACGGCGGCATCAATTTCTTCGAGACCTTCCATTATAATTGACGAATTGGCTGAGGACAGCTTTTTGAAGGACTTGTCCATGGGAAACCTCCTATGCTAAGGGCTAAAAAATAACGTGTGGCTATCTTTTTTCGGTCCAATGATGACCGAATCTCGCAGATAATTTACTCCAGAATTCAATTTATTTTCATTAGAATTGAAACAACGATATATTGGTTCGCCGGCATGAATTTCATCGCCAATTTTTGCCATGAATTCAACGCCTGCGGTTGGGTCTAAAATGTCATCTTTATTACGTCGTCCGCATCCTAGTTCAACACCAGCCCATCCGATTTTAAGTGTATCCATGGATGTGACAAACCCTGAAGTCTCAGCCTTGACAATTATTTCAAATTTCGGTGGATTTAATTTGCTATCAAATAAATTGCCCCCTTGTGCTAAAACCATTTCCTCAAACTTTTGGTATGCTTTTCCAGTTTGGATTAGGTTTTCTTGGATGGAAATGGCGGCCGTTTCCCACCGCGTTATTCCTGCTTGAACGAGAAGTTTACAACCTAATTCATACACCACATCCATAAGGTCTTTTGAACCATCTCCTTTTAATGCATTAATAGATTCCTGAATCTCGCACCACATTCCCGCCGTTCTTCCCAATGGTTGATTCATACTGGAATAGATTACATCCGTTTTTACACCAAATGCTTCACCCACTTTTTGGAGTGTATTTCCCAATGATGACGCTTGATTTATATTTTTCATAAAGGCACCGTTTCCGGTTTTAATATCCAAAACCAAGCCTTGAATTCCTTCAGCAATTTTTTTACTCATGATTGATCCACATATTAATGGAATAGAATCAATGGTATTGGTTACATCTCGCAAGGCATACATCTTGCGATCGGCAGGACAGATATTTTCAGTTTGGCTCATCATGCAAAGGCCATGCGTTTCCACAATTTTTTTAAATGTATTAATAGAAAGATTTGATTGAAAGCCGGGAATAGTTTCAAGTTTATCAATTGTTCCACCCGTATGGCCGAGACTTCGCCCTGCTAACATGGGGATGGCCAACCCCGCCGCCGCCATAATGGGCGCCAAGATTATGGAAACTTTATCCCCAACACCGCCGGTGGAATGTTTATCAGCAATATAGGAATCCATGCCAGAAAATTGAATTTGTTCTCCGGAATTCAGCATAACTTCGGTAAACGCAACAATTTCTTCAAGGGTCATTCCTTTCGCATGAACTGCCTTGAGGAAAGGTGTCATTTTATCATCATTGATTTGACCGTTTACATAGGCGTTAATGAAAGTTTCAAGGTCATCTCCGGGGATGGCTTCACCTCTTGATTTAAGCTCAACTAGTTTTTGAGGATTCATTTTTTTTTCTTCATAAATCGTTTGAATATATTGAGATTAATTTTAAAGGGTGGTTGTTCCCGAACAGTATGGAGGAGGAGGTAGGTGGCAATGACAAATAAAATAGCATTGGGTGACCAAATGCCAACAACGGGGGAAAGAATATTTCTATCGGCTAAATCTTCACCACCAATCATAAATATGTAGTATACCAGAAAAAAGCCAAATGAAAGGCTGGTGGCAATGGTGAATCCGCCTTTACGAAATAACACGCCCAGGGAGGCGCCTGTCATGATGAAAAGAATACAGGCCACG
Above is a window of Candidatus Neomarinimicrobiota bacterium DNA encoding:
- a CDS encoding thymidine phosphorylase, yielding MNPQKLVELKSRGEAIPGDDLETFINAYVNGQINDDKMTPFLKAVHAKGMTLEEIVAFTEVMLNSGEQIQFSGMDSYIADKHSTGGVGDKVSIILAPIMAAAGLAIPMLAGRSLGHTGGTIDKLETIPGFQSNLSINTFKKIVETHGLCMMSQTENICPADRKMYALRDVTNTIDSIPLICGSIMSKKIAEGIQGLVLDIKTGNGAFMKNINQASSLGNTLQKVGEAFGVKTDVIYSSMNQPLGRTAGMWCEIQESINALKGDGSKDLMDVVYELGCKLLVQAGITRWETAAISIQENLIQTGKAYQKFEEMVLAQGGNLFDSKLNPPKFEIIVKAETSGFVTSMDTLKIGWAGVELGCGRRNKDDILDPTAGVEFMAKIGDEIHAGEPIYRCFNSNENKLNSGVNYLRDSVIIGPKKDSHTLFFSP